From Pseudoalteromonas rubra, one genomic window encodes:
- the gspC gene encoding type II secretion system protein GspC codes for MELQLQQLQKLLHNLPHAKLSRLVVYLAVVYIAFLFAKLFWLLWPVPQTQPLPTQSQVYAQNSAAVSSRSILGHNVFGKANKKPVVEAPKPVISDAPETQLNVRLTGIVAVSQNDAAGLAIIESQGRQETYVVQDAVKGTRAKLAQVLPDRVILDVSGRFETLMLDGIEFSRQVATPVQPRRTTAKPNRVSNQTREELKQRRDELLAEPGKLFDYIRISPERRNGQLVGYRLRPGKDPELFKKMGLKNNDLAIAINGFQLTDMKQAMSAMNELRNSTDANITIERDGQTVDVQFSL; via the coding sequence ATGGAATTACAGCTACAACAGTTGCAAAAATTACTACATAACTTACCCCACGCGAAGCTTAGCCGCCTGGTGGTGTATTTGGCTGTTGTGTATATCGCATTTCTTTTTGCTAAGTTATTTTGGCTGCTTTGGCCAGTACCACAGACCCAGCCTTTACCTACCCAGTCTCAAGTGTATGCGCAGAATTCGGCAGCAGTCAGCAGTCGCTCTATTCTTGGCCACAACGTGTTTGGTAAAGCCAACAAAAAGCCTGTGGTTGAAGCGCCTAAACCGGTGATTTCTGATGCACCCGAAACGCAGCTAAATGTGCGCCTGACTGGTATTGTTGCAGTCAGCCAGAATGATGCTGCCGGGCTGGCGATAATTGAATCTCAGGGGCGTCAGGAAACCTACGTGGTCCAGGATGCTGTTAAGGGTACCCGTGCCAAGCTCGCTCAAGTTCTGCCAGATAGGGTGATCCTGGATGTGAGTGGTCGGTTTGAAACTTTGATGCTTGATGGCATCGAGTTCAGCCGTCAGGTCGCAACACCTGTACAGCCACGTCGTACCACCGCAAAACCAAATAGAGTCAGTAATCAAACCCGTGAGGAGCTGAAGCAACGTCGTGACGAATTGCTGGCTGAGCCGGGTAAATTGTTTGACTACATTCGTATTTCGCCTGAACGACGCAATGGCCAACTGGTTGGTTATCGCTTGCGCCCAGGCAAAGACCCCGAACTGTTTAAGAAAATGGGGCTTAAAAATAACGATCTCGCCATTGCTATTAATGGCTTCCAACTCACGGATATGAAACAGGCTATGTCAGCAATGAATGAGCTGAGAAATAGCACTGACGCCAATATCACGATTGAACGTGACGGCCAGACTGTCGATGTGCAATTTAGCCTGTAA
- the gspF gene encoding type II secretion system inner membrane protein GspF has protein sequence MAAFEYRALDGKGKEKKGILEADTAKQVRQMLREKAMMPLEVAPAAEKEKSASSGGFSLSRGYKPSVSDIALITRQLATLIQSSLPVEAAVMAVAEQCEKPRLKRMLMAVRSKVVEGYTLADGMSEFPHVFDNLYRAMVAAGEKSGHLDQVLNRLADYTEQRQHMRSQITQAMVYPTILVIFAIAIVSVLLGTVVPKILKTFEKSKQVLPWTTEWVMAASNFVQAYWMVSLIAIFGSVFLIKQALKRPKVRFWYDAKLLQLPGIGKISRGINTARFARTLSILSSSSVPLLEGMKISGQVLENEKIKAAVTEAAIHVSEGASLRAALAQTKLFPPMMLHMIASGEKSGELEQMLERAANNQDREFESMVSVSLKLLEPAMIASMAVIVLFIVMAILQPIMAMNKAIGL, from the coding sequence ATGGCTGCGTTTGAGTATCGTGCTTTAGACGGCAAAGGAAAAGAGAAAAAAGGCATACTGGAGGCAGACACTGCCAAGCAGGTTCGCCAGATGCTGCGCGAAAAAGCCATGATGCCACTAGAGGTGGCGCCGGCTGCGGAAAAAGAAAAGTCCGCCAGTTCAGGTGGCTTTAGTTTGTCACGTGGTTATAAACCTTCGGTTTCCGATATTGCCCTGATCACCCGCCAGCTAGCGACGTTGATCCAGTCCTCTTTGCCTGTAGAAGCCGCCGTAATGGCAGTGGCAGAGCAGTGTGAAAAGCCACGTCTCAAACGTATGCTGATGGCAGTTCGTTCTAAAGTTGTTGAAGGTTACACGCTGGCTGATGGTATGTCAGAGTTCCCGCATGTGTTTGATAATTTGTATCGGGCCATGGTGGCAGCTGGTGAAAAGTCGGGCCATTTGGATCAAGTATTAAATCGCCTGGCAGACTATACCGAACAGCGTCAACATATGCGCAGTCAGATCACGCAGGCGATGGTTTACCCTACCATTCTGGTGATATTTGCTATTGCTATCGTGTCGGTTCTGCTGGGTACTGTGGTACCAAAAATCCTAAAAACCTTTGAGAAATCTAAACAGGTTCTGCCGTGGACAACAGAATGGGTTATGGCAGCCAGTAATTTTGTGCAGGCCTACTGGATGGTGTCTCTTATCGCCATTTTCGGCAGCGTCTTTTTAATCAAACAAGCGCTTAAACGGCCCAAGGTTCGCTTTTGGTACGATGCCAAGCTGTTACAGCTACCGGGCATTGGTAAAATTAGCCGTGGCATCAATACCGCGCGTTTTGCCCGTACTCTGAGTATTTTGTCTTCCAGTTCCGTACCTTTGCTGGAAGGGATGAAAATCTCTGGTCAGGTACTGGAAAACGAGAAGATAAAAGCGGCCGTGACCGAAGCGGCAATCCATGTGAGTGAAGGTGCAAGCCTGCGAGCTGCATTAGCACAAACAAAGTTATTTCCGCCCATGATGCTTCATATGATTGCAAGTGGTGAAAAGTCCGGGGAACTGGAGCAAATGCTAGAGCGTGCTGCTAACAACCAGGACAGGGAATTCGAAAGTATGGTCAGCGTTTCGTTAAAACTGCTCGAACCTGCCATGATTGCAAGCATGGCCGTGATCGTGCTGTTTATCGTAATGGCGATCCTACAGCCAATCATGGCGATGAACAAAGCAATTGGTCTGTAG
- the gspD gene encoding type II secretion system secretin GspD has product MGRKLHLTKIKKGLAKYAALLFAAGLSLSVSAVEYAANFKGTDINEFINIISKNLNKTIIIDPNVRGNINVRSYELMDEALYYQFFLNVLEVYGYAVVEMETGVLKVVRSSDGKKANVPLVGDSNDNNGDVMITRVVEVKNVSVQELGPLIRQFSDQKDGGHVTNFNSANVMMLTGHAASVNRLVNIIKSVDQAGDQRVDIVRLQHATADDVVQVVEKIYKDGGKNQVPEFLIPKIVSDNRTNSVVVSGEVQARTRAIELIKRLDEELQNQGNTQVFYLDYAKAEELVKVLQGVSKTLQEEAQGGSKTRTRSNKNETSIEAHEDSNSLVITAQPDTMRSLASVIEKLDVRRAQVLVEAIVVEVQEGDGINFGLQWITEKGGMLQFNNGTTVPVGSLAVAAEQARDKTVVRTQAGTEDPTKITEYNETVEGDLGALGSLLGGINGLAMGVVKNDWGAIIQAVSTDTNSNILATPSITTMDNEEASMIVGQEVPIITGSTASENNSNPFQTVDRQEVGVKLKVTPQINDGTAVQLTIEQEVSSVSGATAVDISVNKRAINTTVIADDGGMVILGGLIDEDVQESVSKVPLLGDIPFLGHLFKSTNTTKRKRNLLVFIRPTIVRDSRSMNELSHAKYKFIRGEQTKQREDGIDLMPLQDAPILPQWDDAMVLPPTYEEFLNEQNEKNND; this is encoded by the coding sequence ATGGGTAGAAAGCTACACCTCACAAAAATCAAAAAAGGGTTAGCTAAGTATGCAGCTCTGTTATTTGCGGCTGGATTGTCCTTGTCTGTTTCTGCGGTTGAGTATGCGGCCAACTTTAAAGGCACTGATATTAACGAGTTCATTAATATCATCAGTAAGAATCTCAACAAAACCATCATTATTGACCCAAATGTACGGGGCAACATTAATGTTCGCAGCTATGAGCTGATGGATGAGGCGCTTTACTATCAGTTTTTCCTTAACGTACTGGAAGTCTACGGCTACGCGGTCGTTGAAATGGAAACTGGGGTACTGAAAGTCGTGCGCAGCTCGGATGGTAAAAAAGCCAATGTACCTCTGGTCGGCGATAGCAACGACAATAACGGGGATGTGATGATCACCCGGGTTGTGGAAGTTAAAAATGTTAGCGTACAAGAACTGGGCCCATTGATCCGTCAGTTCAGTGACCAAAAAGATGGCGGTCATGTGACTAACTTCAACTCCGCCAACGTAATGATGTTGACGGGTCATGCTGCGTCGGTGAATCGCTTGGTTAATATCATCAAGTCGGTTGACCAGGCGGGTGATCAACGCGTTGACATTGTTCGTCTGCAACATGCCACGGCTGACGACGTGGTTCAGGTGGTAGAGAAAATTTACAAAGACGGCGGTAAAAATCAGGTTCCTGAATTCTTGATCCCGAAAATTGTTTCGGACAACCGAACTAACAGTGTGGTGGTCAGTGGTGAAGTACAAGCGCGCACCCGAGCCATTGAGTTGATTAAACGCCTGGATGAAGAATTGCAAAACCAGGGTAATACGCAGGTATTTTATCTGGATTACGCAAAAGCCGAGGAGCTGGTTAAAGTACTGCAAGGGGTGAGTAAAACCCTGCAAGAAGAAGCGCAGGGGGGGAGTAAGACCCGTACCCGCAGTAACAAGAACGAAACCAGTATCGAGGCGCACGAAGATTCAAATTCACTGGTTATCACCGCACAACCGGACACCATGCGCTCGCTGGCCAGCGTAATCGAAAAACTTGACGTCCGTCGTGCTCAGGTACTGGTTGAAGCCATTGTTGTAGAAGTACAAGAAGGTGATGGTATCAACTTTGGTCTGCAATGGATCACCGAAAAAGGCGGTATGTTGCAGTTCAATAACGGCACAACAGTACCGGTTGGCTCTTTGGCTGTGGCGGCTGAACAGGCACGAGATAAGACGGTTGTTCGTACTCAGGCAGGTACAGAAGACCCGACCAAGATAACCGAATACAACGAAACCGTTGAAGGTGATTTAGGTGCACTGGGCTCTTTGCTGGGCGGCATCAATGGTCTGGCAATGGGGGTGGTGAAAAACGACTGGGGTGCGATCATCCAGGCCGTATCAACCGATACCAACTCAAATATTCTGGCTACACCATCAATCACGACCATGGACAACGAAGAAGCGTCTATGATTGTCGGTCAGGAAGTGCCTATCATCACAGGCTCAACGGCCAGTGAAAACAACTCTAACCCATTCCAGACCGTAGACCGTCAGGAAGTGGGTGTTAAATTGAAAGTCACGCCACAAATTAATGATGGCACCGCAGTACAGCTAACCATTGAGCAGGAAGTTTCCAGCGTCAGCGGTGCAACAGCGGTTGATATCTCAGTGAATAAACGTGCTATCAACACAACCGTCATTGCGGATGACGGCGGTATGGTTATCCTGGGTGGTCTGATTGATGAAGATGTTCAGGAAAGTGTCTCTAAAGTACCTCTGTTGGGTGATATCCCATTCTTAGGGCACTTGTTCAAGTCAACGAACACGACTAAGCGTAAGCGTAACCTGTTGGTATTTATTCGTCCGACGATTGTTCGTGACAGCCGCAGCATGAACGAGCTGAGCCATGCTAAATATAAGTTTATCCGCGGTGAGCAGACTAAGCAACGTGAAGATGGTATTGACCTGATGCCGCTGCAGGATGCTCCTATCCTGCCACAGTGGGATGATGCCATGGTATTGCCACCCACGTATGAAGAGTTTCTGAACGAGCAAAACGAGAAGAACAATGACTGA
- the gspE gene encoding type II secretion system ATPase GspE, with product MTEAIQELIDDHDETALALDDSMDAEAGSHVRLPFAYARRQSLLLSQQPEGLKVYYKGQPSLDALLEVRRIAQAGFTLEQLDDDKFELLLEASYQRDSSETQQMMEDIGNEVDLFSLAEEMPQTEDLLAADDDAPIIKLINAMLSEAIKEGASDIHIETFEQELVIRFRVDGVLKEVLKPNRKLSSLLVSRIKVMAKLDIAEKRVPQDGRISLRIAGRAVDVRVSTMPSSFGERVVLRLLDKNNARLNLEDLGMTERNRELFAEIIAKPHGIILVTGPTGSGKSTTLYAGMTQINSRDRNILTVEDPIEYEIPGIGQTQVNPKVDMTFARGLRAILRQDPDVVMVGEIRDLETAQIGVQASLTGHLVMSTLHTNTASGAITRMEDMGVEPFLLSSSLLGVLSQRLVRTLCPNCKEAHLADDRECELLGVEKGAQTTIYRAVGCEECNFNGYKGRTGIHELLIVDEHIRELIHNGKGEQSVEKYIRTFSPSIRQDGCARVLKGQTTLEEVMRVTREEG from the coding sequence ATGACTGAGGCAATACAGGAACTCATTGACGATCATGATGAAACAGCGTTGGCGCTGGATGATTCAATGGATGCAGAGGCCGGGTCGCATGTACGCCTGCCCTTTGCCTATGCCAGACGCCAGAGCTTGCTGTTAAGTCAGCAACCAGAAGGGTTGAAAGTTTACTATAAAGGGCAACCTTCGCTGGATGCATTGCTTGAAGTACGTCGTATTGCACAGGCTGGGTTTACCCTTGAGCAGCTGGATGATGACAAGTTTGAGCTGCTGCTGGAAGCGTCGTATCAGCGAGACAGCTCAGAAACACAGCAGATGATGGAAGACATTGGCAACGAGGTCGATCTATTCTCGCTCGCCGAAGAAATGCCGCAAACCGAAGACTTGCTTGCTGCCGATGACGATGCGCCGATCATCAAACTGATCAACGCCATGCTGAGCGAAGCAATCAAAGAAGGGGCCTCGGATATTCATATCGAGACCTTTGAGCAGGAGTTAGTGATCCGGTTCCGGGTGGATGGTGTGTTGAAAGAGGTGCTTAAACCTAATCGTAAGCTCTCTTCACTGCTGGTATCTCGGATCAAGGTTATGGCCAAACTCGATATCGCTGAAAAGCGTGTTCCACAGGATGGCCGGATCAGTTTACGTATCGCTGGTCGTGCTGTTGATGTGCGGGTTTCCACCATGCCATCCAGTTTTGGTGAGCGTGTTGTATTGCGTCTGTTAGACAAGAACAATGCGCGTCTGAATCTGGAAGATTTGGGAATGACGGAGCGTAACCGAGAGCTATTTGCTGAGATCATTGCCAAGCCACACGGCATCATTTTGGTTACCGGGCCGACAGGTTCAGGTAAGAGTACCACCTTGTATGCCGGTATGACGCAGATTAACTCCAGAGATCGCAACATACTGACTGTAGAAGATCCTATTGAGTATGAGATCCCCGGGATTGGTCAGACTCAGGTGAACCCCAAAGTGGATATGACTTTTGCCCGTGGTCTGCGCGCGATACTGCGTCAGGATCCGGATGTGGTGATGGTCGGTGAGATCCGGGATTTGGAAACAGCCCAGATAGGCGTTCAGGCGTCACTGACAGGTCACTTGGTGATGTCAACACTGCACACCAACACCGCGTCGGGTGCGATCACCCGGATGGAAGACATGGGCGTTGAACCCTTCCTGCTATCTTCATCTTTGTTGGGTGTCTTGTCTCAACGACTGGTACGAACTTTATGCCCTAACTGTAAAGAAGCCCATCTGGCGGATGACCGCGAGTGCGAGCTACTGGGGGTCGAGAAAGGTGCGCAAACGACCATTTATCGTGCTGTTGGCTGTGAAGAGTGTAACTTCAACGGCTACAAGGGCCGAACCGGTATTCATGAATTACTGATAGTGGACGAGCACATTCGTGAATTGATCCATAACGGTAAAGGTGAACAGTCGGTTGAGAAGTACATACGGACGTTCAGTCCGAGCATTCGTCAGGATGGCTGTGCTCGAGTACTGAAAGGTCAGACGACGCTGGAAGAGGTGATGCGGGTCACCCGTGAGGAAGGCTAA
- the hslR gene encoding ribosome-associated heat shock protein Hsp15, giving the protein MTKVNQENNLSEVKVRLDKWLWAARFYKTRTIAREMIQGGKVHYNGQRCKPSRMVEAGAVIKLAQGFDEKEVTVLQLMEKRQSAPIAQTLYEESAASLEKRAQNAIARKNNSFFAPRPEHKPDKKQRRELLKLKSS; this is encoded by the coding sequence GTGACAAAAGTCAATCAAGAAAACAACCTAAGCGAAGTGAAAGTACGCCTGGACAAGTGGCTCTGGGCGGCACGCTTTTATAAAACCCGTACCATCGCCCGCGAGATGATCCAAGGTGGCAAGGTACACTACAATGGCCAACGCTGTAAACCCAGCCGAATGGTTGAGGCTGGCGCAGTGATCAAACTGGCACAAGGTTTTGATGAGAAAGAAGTCACCGTGCTACAACTTATGGAAAAGCGCCAAAGCGCCCCCATTGCCCAGACCCTCTATGAAGAGTCGGCAGCCAGCCTTGAAAAACGGGCACAAAATGCGATTGCGCGCAAAAACAACAGTTTTTTTGCACCGCGCCCTGAGCATAAACCAGATAAAAAGCAGCGTCGCGAACTGCTCAAACTGAAATCTAGCTAG